The sequence ACGAGGGATGACGTCGTACAGGTATCCTACGGCTACGGGCTCTTCACCGGCGGCGCGGGGCTCAACGGCGGTTCGCACAAGCTCGGCTCGCTGACGCTGCCCATGTCCTCCGGCTCGACCGAACGTCAGATTCAGTTCATGCAGGACTTGGGAACGACGATTCTCTGCTGTACCCCGTCGTACGCCGCGTACCTCGGCGAGACGGTCTCTGAAAAAGGGCTCAAGGGGACGATCAAGCTTAAGGCCGGCATCTTCGGGGCGGAGGCCTGGAGCGAGGAGATGCGCCGCGACATCGAAGAGAAACTCGGCATCAAGGCCTACGACATATACGGCCTGACCGAGCTCGAAGGCCCCGGAGTCGGCTACGAGTGCGAAGAGCAACGCGGCATGCATATCTGCGAAGATCAATTCATCGCGGAGATCATCGACCCCAATACTGGCGAAACGATGCCGGACGGCGAGAAGGGGGAGCTGGTCTTCACGTCGCTCAACAAAGAGGCTTTCCCGATGATTCGCTATCGCACGCGCGACATCTGCGTGCTTTCGCATGAAAAATGTTCCTGTGGGCGCACCCACGTACGCATGGCGAAGCCGATGGGGCGCAGCGACGACATGCTCATCATCAAGGGCGTCAACGTCTTCCCGTCGCAGATCGAAACGGTGCTTATAAACAACGGCTACTCGCCGAACTACCAGCTTGTGGTCGACCGCGTCAACAACGCCGACACGCTCGATATCAACGTCGAAATGAATCAGGAGATGTTCAGCGACACGCTCAGCGAGATATCGGCGCGCGAAAGGGCGCTCGTGGGCGCGTTGAAGGGATTCTTAGGCATATACGCGAGGGTGCACCTCGTCTCGCCGAAAAGCATCGAGCGCAGCGAGGGCAAGGCAAAACGCGTCATAGACAAACGCAAATTATATTAAGCTATGGATTATAATACAAGGAGGAGAACACTATGAAGGGGGAAAAGACAATGGCAGTCAAACAAATTTCCGTCTTTATGGAAAACAGGCCGGGGACGCTGGCGGAGTTCGTAGAGCTTCTGCGCGGCCACGGAATCGATATGCGGGCCCTTTCTCTCGCGGAGGCGGCCGACTTCGGCGTCCTTCGCACGATAGTCAGCGACCCAGATAAGGCGCAGCGCGTGCTTGCCGAAGCCGGTTTCATCTCGGCGGTGACTCCGGTGCTCGCGGTAGCGGTATCCGACGAGCCGGGCGCTCTCTACCACATTCTCGAAACATTGAAAAACGCCGGCATAAACCTTGAGTACAGCTATGCGTTCACCACGCGCAAAAATCAGGGCGCGTACATGGTCTTCCGCGTCGCCGACGACTGCCTCCAGAAGACGGCCGAACTTCTTGAGGAAAACGGGATAGGGATGATAGCGCAGGAGGAAATTTACAGC is a genomic window of Synergistes jonesii containing:
- a CDS encoding phenylacetate--CoA ligase family protein, coding for MGKKYYQEDIECAPREEISKWQSEGLVRSVRNAYENSEYYRGKMEERGVKPSDVKGVEDIHKLPFVSKEDLREAYPYGLLCRPLSECVRIQSTSGTTGRRVIAFYTQHDIDAWEECCARAIVAAGGTRDDVVQVSYGYGLFTGGAGLNGGSHKLGSLTLPMSSGSTERQIQFMQDLGTTILCCTPSYAAYLGETVSEKGLKGTIKLKAGIFGAEAWSEEMRRDIEEKLGIKAYDIYGLTELEGPGVGYECEEQRGMHICEDQFIAEIIDPNTGETMPDGEKGELVFTSLNKEAFPMIRYRTRDICVLSHEKCSCGRTHVRMAKPMGRSDDMLIIKGVNVFPSQIETVLINNGYSPNYQLVVDRVNNADTLDINVEMNQEMFSDTLSEISARERALVGALKGFLGIYARVHLVSPKSIERSEGKAKRVIDKRKLY
- a CDS encoding ACT domain-containing protein gives rise to the protein MAVKQISVFMENRPGTLAEFVELLRGHGIDMRALSLAEAADFGVLRTIVSDPDKAQRVLAEAGFISAVTPVLAVAVSDEPGALYHILETLKNAGINLEYSYAFTTRKNQGAYMVFRVADDCLQKTAELLEENGIGMIAQEEIYSL